A part of Helicobacter fennelliae genomic DNA contains:
- the hisC gene encoding histidinol-phosphate transaminase, with protein sequence MRFNQWLENIAVYEAGKPIEEVVRKFGIKEEDIIKLASNENPYGSSPKVIESIKQNSTKASVYPDDSMLDLKNALATKMNISVENLIIGAGSDQIIEFCLAAKINPQSKILIARTTFAMYEIYAKHFGTEVIKTPSHQHNLQEFLQYYHQYKPDVIFLCAPNNPIGECLDSADIVDFIAQINNDTLVVIDGAYQEFAAHKDVKKKIEPNTLIQSFSNVLYLGTFSKAYGLGGMRVGYGISSQEIIQALYKVRPPFNITTLSLVAAIAALQDHAFALQGIENNFKQMRHYEEFAQEMDIEFIPSYTNFITFVLKEPHDSTLICEYLLQKGVIIRNLKSYGMNAVRITIGTQEQNLKVLRLLRDIFEARG encoded by the coding sequence ATGCGGTTTAATCAATGGTTAGAGAACATTGCTGTATATGAGGCAGGAAAGCCGATTGAAGAAGTTGTGCGAAAATTTGGAATCAAAGAAGAGGATATAATCAAGCTCGCAAGCAATGAAAACCCCTATGGAAGTTCACCAAAAGTCATAGAATCTATCAAACAAAATAGCACCAAAGCAAGCGTGTATCCTGATGATTCTATGCTTGATCTCAAAAATGCTCTTGCTACAAAAATGAATATTTCAGTAGAGAATCTTATCATCGGTGCTGGAAGCGACCAAATCATTGAGTTTTGCCTTGCAGCCAAGATTAATCCCCAAAGCAAAATCCTTATAGCGCGCACGACATTTGCGATGTATGAAATTTATGCGAAACATTTTGGCACAGAGGTGATAAAAACCCCAAGCCACCAGCATAACCTTCAAGAATTTTTGCAATATTATCACCAATACAAGCCAGATGTTATTTTTTTGTGTGCTCCAAATAATCCCATTGGTGAATGTTTAGATTCTGCAGATATTGTTGATTTTATCGCTCAAATAAATAATGATACTTTGGTAGTTATAGATGGCGCGTATCAGGAGTTTGCAGCACATAAAGATGTCAAGAAAAAAATAGAGCCAAATACACTTATCCAGTCTTTTTCAAATGTCTTATATCTTGGAACTTTTTCAAAAGCCTATGGACTTGGGGGTATGCGAGTTGGGTATGGAATAAGCTCTCAAGAAATCATACAAGCCCTTTATAAAGTGCGACCACCTTTTAATATCACGACTTTAAGCTTAGTAGCAGCTATTGCTGCACTTCAAGATCATGCTTTTGCACTTCAAGGCATTGAAAATAATTTCAAACAAATGAGACATTATGAAGAATTTGCGCAAGAAATGGATATAGAGTTTATCCCCTCTTATACAAATTTCATCACTTTTGTGTTAAAAGAGCCACATGATAGCACTTTGATTTGTGAGTATTTATTGCAAAAAGGTGTTATTATACGCAATCTCAAATCTTATGGAATGAATGCTGTGCGTATCACTATCGGCACGCAAGAGCAGAATCTAAAAGTTTTGCGATTACTGCGCGATATTTTTGAAGCTAGAGGTTGA
- the fliF gene encoding flagellar basal-body MS-ring/collar protein FliF, whose product MDIKTFFDHITKIYNKLNKKQKIIIGLTIVVLVAFFVFLVFFSSKKTDSSYGVLFEGMDASDNALIVQYLKDNQIPYRIPKSDVIEIPAHLVAEERISLAAQGIPKTSKVGFEIFDTNNIAETDFTQQVKFLRATEGELTRTIEALEPILKANVQIANPKESLFVSTSIPPTAAVMVQIKPGSTLSPFQITGIKNLVSAAIPKLNPENVKLVDGNGNPLGEDNELTGLNEVLKQQYAFVHKEEQKKADDIVRLLSPRAGGANKVVAIVHLQYDFSQQESVKQTFDGSQVLPKSQKDYEREKKGPGEKQIGGIPGVESNVGPVQNLDSQGEVIERESETIVNNEIGNETIKTKFSIGKPIRLTASVLVNGEHQLIKQEDGQEKLEYVPLTQDEIAKLEKLVKDAIGFNADRGDSVTVSDWDFSKSEKAQAPQTFTQKVTQIIGQYVPLLKYVLIAIVIFIFYKKIIAPFAERMLEVQDAEDEKIESLFEIDEDDDEDSSRFGELRKRVEEQLGISGGFSEDEVKYEVLLEKIKATIQEKPEEIASLFQKLVHDEIGIEKSS is encoded by the coding sequence TTGGATATAAAAACATTTTTTGATCACATTACAAAAATCTATAACAAACTCAATAAAAAACAAAAAATTATTATTGGTTTAACCATTGTTGTATTGGTTGCTTTTTTTGTGTTTTTGGTGTTTTTTTCGAGCAAAAAAACTGATAGTTCGTATGGTGTGTTATTTGAGGGTATGGACGCGAGCGATAATGCGCTTATTGTTCAATATCTCAAAGACAATCAAATTCCCTATCGTATCCCAAAAAGTGATGTAATAGAGATTCCAGCGCATTTGGTAGCTGAAGAGCGCATATCTTTAGCTGCACAAGGTATCCCCAAAACCTCAAAAGTCGGATTTGAAATCTTTGATACAAATAATATCGCAGAAACAGATTTTACACAGCAAGTGAAGTTTTTGCGCGCGACTGAAGGTGAGCTTACAAGGACGATAGAAGCCCTAGAGCCAATCCTCAAAGCCAATGTCCAAATAGCAAACCCAAAAGAAAGCCTTTTTGTCTCAACTTCCATTCCACCCACAGCTGCTGTGATGGTGCAAATCAAGCCCGGAAGCACGCTCTCTCCATTTCAAATCACAGGTATCAAAAATCTCGTCTCCGCAGCCATACCAAAGCTCAATCCAGAAAATGTCAAGCTCGTTGATGGAAATGGAAATCCATTAGGAGAGGATAATGAGCTCACCGGGCTAAATGAGGTATTGAAGCAACAATACGCATTTGTGCATAAAGAAGAACAGAAAAAAGCTGATGATATTGTCCGCTTGCTTTCTCCTCGCGCAGGTGGGGCAAATAAAGTTGTTGCTATCGTGCATTTGCAGTATGACTTCAGCCAGCAAGAATCTGTCAAGCAAACATTTGATGGCTCACAAGTTTTGCCAAAATCTCAAAAAGATTATGAAAGAGAGAAAAAAGGACCCGGTGAAAAACAAATAGGCGGAATTCCCGGCGTTGAAAGCAATGTAGGACCAGTGCAGAATCTAGATTCTCAAGGCGAGGTTATAGAGCGAGAGTCAGAGACTATCGTCAATAACGAAATAGGCAATGAAACAATCAAGACAAAATTTTCTATCGGCAAGCCCATACGACTTACCGCATCAGTCCTTGTCAATGGCGAGCATCAGCTCATCAAGCAAGAAGACGGACAGGAAAAGCTAGAATATGTTCCGCTCACTCAAGATGAAATCGCTAAGCTTGAAAAGCTCGTCAAAGACGCGATTGGCTTTAATGCTGATCGGGGAGATTCTGTAACTGTTTCAGATTGGGATTTCTCAAAATCCGAAAAAGCGCAAGCACCACAAACATTTACCCAAAAAGTAACACAAATCATCGGACAATATGTGCCATTGCTTAAATATGTGCTGATTGCTATTGTGATCTTTATTTTTTACAAAAAGATCATTGCGCCATTTGCTGAGCGAATGCTTGAAGTGCAAGATGCAGAAGATGAGAAAATCGAGTCGCTCTTTGAAATCGATGAAGATGATGATGAAGACAGCTCGCGCTTTGGTGAGCTTAGAAAACGCGTGGAAGAACAGCTTGGCATTAGCGGTGGATTTAGCGAAGATGAAGTAAAATACGAAGTGCTACTTGAAAAAATCAAAGCAACAATTCAAGAAAAACCAGAAGAGATTGCCTCATTATTCCAAAAGCTCGTGCATGATGAAATTGGAATTGAGAAATCAAGTTAG
- the rseP gene encoding RIP metalloprotease RseP → MGFVEAIIALCFLIFFHELGHFSAAKIFGVRVETFSIGFGPKLITKTIANTQYALSLIPLGGYVKLKGQNDLNPLESNPDSDSYTSKKTWQKIIILFAGVFFNFILAFGLYGIVGFMGVKTLLPTIGEVSANSPAQLAGIQKGDIIISINNRQIKSWEDLNEAILESQTTRVDSSMAGAESKINAESKTAHTDSKPNSSLDSIDSGFAESKIIESKKSSVDSHIDSSNPASSLTLDSASGFTSDSIASDSARHFLDSAPLLESTPLALTLKRGTEIIHTTITPKLMKATSIFNETIYRPMIGVRSNGDIGVLHFRGFELLEYAFCETKKSASLIFQGLQKLIIGVVPLEQVGGVVGIVNVMADIAPSGMSAFLLLVALISVNLAVLNLLPIPALDGGQILFCLYEGIMRKPISQKMLYRLSAAGFGILIFLMILGTYNDIIRLMR, encoded by the coding sequence ATGGGTTTTGTCGAAGCGATTATAGCTCTTTGTTTTTTGATATTTTTTCACGAGCTAGGACATTTTAGCGCAGCCAAAATCTTTGGTGTTAGGGTTGAGACTTTTAGCATTGGATTTGGACCAAAGCTTATCACAAAAACTATCGCAAATACCCAATACGCGCTCTCGCTCATTCCGCTTGGTGGCTATGTCAAGCTCAAAGGACAAAACGATCTTAACCCTTTAGAATCAAACCCTGATAGCGATAGCTACACCTCCAAAAAAACATGGCAAAAAATCATCATTCTTTTTGCTGGGGTATTTTTTAACTTCATCTTAGCATTTGGCTTATATGGTATCGTTGGATTTATGGGCGTAAAGACACTTTTGCCAACGATTGGAGAAGTGAGTGCTAATTCTCCTGCGCAGCTTGCTGGAATCCAAAAAGGCGATATAATCATTAGCATCAACAACCGACAAATCAAAAGCTGGGAGGATCTCAATGAAGCGATTTTAGAATCTCAAACAACTCGTGTAGATTCTAGCATGGCTGGTGCAGAATCCAAAATAAACGCAGAATCTAAAACCGCCCACACAGATTCTAAGCCAAATTCTAGTCTGGATTCCATAGATTCTGGATTTGCAGAATCTAAAATCATAGAATCCAAAAAATCTAGTGTAGATTCTCATATAGATTCTAGTAATCCTGCCTCTAGCCTCACTTTAGATTCTGCTTCTGGTTTCACTTCAGATTCTATTGCTTCAGATTCTGCTCGCCATTTTTTAGATTCTGCCCCACTTTTAGAATCTACCCCACTAGCACTCACCCTCAAGCGAGGCACAGAGATTATCCACACAACCATAACGCCAAAGCTTATGAAAGCCACCTCGATATTTAATGAAACCATTTATCGACCAATGATTGGAGTGCGATCAAATGGCGATATTGGCGTGCTGCATTTTAGGGGATTTGAGCTTCTTGAGTATGCGTTTTGTGAGACCAAAAAATCCGCTAGTCTTATTTTTCAAGGATTACAAAAACTCATCATCGGAGTCGTGCCACTTGAGCAAGTTGGCGGGGTTGTAGGCATTGTAAATGTAATGGCAGATATTGCGCCAAGTGGTATGAGCGCGTTTTTGCTTCTTGTGGCACTTATCTCTGTCAATCTTGCTGTGCTTAATCTCCTGCCTATTCCTGCCCTTGATGGTGGACAGATTTTGTTTTGTCTGTATGAGGGCATAATGCGCAAACCTATCAGCCAAAAAATGCTTTATCGACTAAGTGCAGCTGGGTTTGGCATACTTATTTTTTTGATGATTCTAGGCACTTATAATGACATCATAAGGCTTATGCGATGA
- the fliG gene encoding flagellar motor switch protein FliG, with protein sequence MSLQLNPRQRAQYDELSMSEKIAILLIQVGEDLTSEIFKNLDIDGITEISKQIMQLKGTDKAIGGAVLEEFYAIFQSNQYINSGGLDYARDLLTKALGPEEARRILDKLAKTMQSAKNFAYLSKIRPQQLADFIINEHPQTIALILAHMDPSSAAETLEHFSDDNMKAEIAIRMANLGDISPNVVKRVSTVLENKLESLTSYKVEVGGPRAVAEMFNRLGQKVAKSTLSYIEQIDEQLASEIKEMMFTFEDIIKLDKNAIREILKVVDKKDLTMALKAANDTLKQKFLDQMSTRASEQFIEEMQFLGAVRMRDVEAAQRKIVEAVQTLSEQGLIQVGEEEDVVE encoded by the coding sequence ATGAGTTTGCAGTTAAACCCAAGACAACGTGCGCAATATGATGAATTGTCAATGTCTGAAAAAATAGCGATTTTGTTGATACAAGTCGGCGAAGATTTGACAAGTGAGATTTTTAAAAATCTTGATATAGATGGTATTACTGAAATCTCAAAGCAGATTATGCAGCTCAAAGGGACTGATAAGGCTATCGGTGGGGCTGTTTTGGAGGAATTTTATGCTATTTTTCAATCTAACCAATACATCAATAGCGGTGGGTTGGATTATGCGCGTGATTTATTGACAAAAGCATTAGGACCAGAAGAAGCGCGAAGGATTTTAGATAAGCTTGCAAAAACTATGCAATCTGCCAAAAACTTTGCATATCTAAGTAAAATCCGCCCGCAACAACTTGCTGATTTTATTATCAACGAGCACCCACAAACCATTGCTTTGATTCTCGCGCATATGGATCCAAGTAGCGCAGCAGAGACATTAGAGCATTTTAGTGATGATAATATGAAAGCAGAAATCGCGATTCGTATGGCAAATTTGGGTGATATTTCACCAAATGTCGTCAAAAGAGTCTCAACCGTGCTTGAAAACAAACTTGAATCACTCACAAGCTACAAAGTGGAAGTTGGAGGACCTCGAGCGGTGGCTGAGATGTTTAACCGCCTCGGACAAAAAGTTGCTAAATCAACCCTATCATATATCGAGCAAATCGATGAGCAGCTCGCAAGCGAAATCAAAGAAATGATGTTTACCTTTGAAGATATTATCAAGCTTGACAAAAACGCGATTCGCGAGATTCTCAAAGTCGTGGATAAAAAAGATCTCACTATGGCACTTAAGGCAGCAAATGATACACTCAAGCAAAAATTCCTCGATCAAATGTCTACGCGTGCAAGCGAGCAATTCATCGAAGAAATGCAGTTTTTGGGTGCGGTTAGAATGCGCGATGTAGAAGCAGCACAAAGAAAGATCGTTGAGGCTGTTCAGACCTTATCAGAGCAAGGATTAATCCAAGTTGGTGAAGAGGAGGATGTCGTTGAGTAG
- the bamA gene encoding outer membrane protein assembly factor BamA produces MFNKIVLICSLCALSIINAKQITQIEYLGLQSLSSMLADEVSNIKIGDEFNEAKIDSAILAFFRQGYFRDIYATFDPTSADGGKLTFHFTEKPRVASIEIKGYGSDQEKQTLYTQMGIKKGETFDDQKLDRAKNTLKTILEYQGYYGSIIEQNLTKVNDNAYAIIFNVNRGDNILITKAFYEGRKKLKQSTLESLSANKERDFMGWMWGLNDGKLRLQELEYDSLRIQDVYMRNGFLDANVSAPFLSANFNNLTASLYYKIKEGTQYSVSDIEIDIDKDIIPLQTLKKATSVKVNAVFNIEDLRADAQTLKRLVADKGYAFAQVRPDLDKDETNAKVKVLYHIQTGDKVHISDVLISGNTRTGDRIIRREILLAPGDQYSLSKIAESENALKRLGFFDSVKIDERRISEDSMDLLITVKEGRTGQLQLGLGYGSYGGLMINGSISERNLFGTGQSGSIYANISTGTGQSYNYSYFGQTRKFNGRQFSGNITLTNPRIFDSRFSTSGSIYGNYYINYQYIEQSGGFSISAGRLLTPTLRVSLGYDINIVKTSDFTSPIYARFYASQNEIVGTATAGDQTIAVTGIWKDNHNLPITSSLSPSINFDNTDDYYFPKNGVIASAYAQFAGIGGDVHNVKAYAKMGLYYHLKSLIGIDLIARYKVQGGYIFRYNKEDFLPLNAAFYMGGITTIRGFRAGSVTPFDEYGLWVGGDGMFTNSVELSYGVLEAAKMRLALFADYGFLTFKADGNGRADFKNYGILGAGRHNLEWRASIGLAIEWVSPMGPIVLIFPIKRFNEKNTDYTSNFEFSMGTRF; encoded by the coding sequence GTGTTTAATAAAATTGTTTTGATATGCAGTTTATGCGCTTTGAGTATCATCAATGCCAAACAAATCACCCAAATAGAATATTTAGGATTGCAATCGCTCTCTTCTATGCTTGCTGATGAAGTATCAAATATAAAAATCGGCGATGAGTTTAATGAGGCAAAAATAGATTCTGCGATTTTGGCGTTTTTTAGGCAGGGCTACTTTCGAGATATTTATGCGACTTTTGATCCTACTTCAGCTGATGGCGGAAAGCTCACCTTTCACTTCACCGAAAAGCCTCGCGTCGCAAGCATAGAAATCAAAGGCTATGGAAGCGATCAAGAAAAACAAACCCTCTACACACAAATGGGTATCAAAAAGGGCGAAACTTTCGATGATCAAAAGCTTGATCGTGCCAAAAATACGCTCAAAACCATTCTTGAATATCAAGGCTATTATGGCTCTATCATCGAGCAGAATCTTACAAAAGTCAATGACAACGCATATGCGATTATCTTTAATGTTAATCGCGGAGATAATATCCTCATCACAAAAGCATTCTATGAAGGGCGCAAAAAGCTTAAGCAATCCACACTAGAATCTTTGAGTGCAAACAAAGAGCGAGATTTTATGGGCTGGATGTGGGGGCTTAATGATGGTAAATTGCGCCTGCAAGAGCTTGAGTATGATAGCCTTAGAATCCAAGATGTTTATATGCGTAATGGATTTTTAGATGCGAATGTTTCAGCTCCATTTTTGAGCGCAAATTTTAATAATCTCACCGCTTCGCTGTATTATAAAATCAAAGAAGGCACGCAATATAGCGTGAGTGATATAGAAATTGATATTGATAAAGATATTATTCCTCTCCAAACCCTCAAAAAAGCCACAAGCGTCAAAGTCAATGCTGTGTTTAATATCGAGGATCTCCGCGCTGATGCGCAAACTTTGAAGCGACTTGTCGCTGATAAGGGCTATGCGTTTGCGCAAGTGCGTCCGGATTTAGACAAAGATGAAACAAACGCAAAAGTCAAAGTGCTATATCATATCCAAACCGGCGATAAAGTGCATATTAGTGATGTGCTTATTTCTGGTAATACCCGCACAGGTGATCGCATTATCCGCCGCGAGATTCTGCTTGCGCCCGGCGATCAGTATAGCCTTAGCAAGATCGCAGAATCCGAAAACGCACTTAAAAGACTTGGGTTTTTTGATAGTGTCAAAATCGATGAGCGCAGGATTAGTGAGGATTCTATGGATTTGCTTATCACGGTCAAAGAAGGGCGCACAGGGCAATTACAATTAGGCTTAGGATATGGAAGCTATGGTGGGCTTATGATTAATGGCTCAATTAGCGAGCGCAATCTCTTTGGAACAGGACAAAGCGGAAGTATTTATGCCAATATATCCACAGGAACAGGACAAAGCTATAACTATTCATATTTTGGACAAACAAGAAAATTTAATGGGCGACAATTTTCAGGAAATATCACACTTACAAATCCTAGAATCTTTGATTCTCGATTTTCGACATCTGGAAGCATTTATGGAAATTACTATATCAACTACCAATACATCGAGCAAAGCGGTGGATTTAGCATTAGTGCTGGGCGATTGCTGACACCGACTTTGCGCGTTTCATTAGGATATGATATAAATATTGTCAAAACTTCGGATTTTACAAGCCCAATTTATGCGAGATTCTATGCTTCACAAAACGAAATTGTAGGCACAGCAACAGCTGGCGATCAAACCATAGCCGTTACTGGAATCTGGAAAGACAATCATAATCTCCCTATCACTTCATCACTTTCACCAAGTATCAACTTTGACAATACAGATGATTATTACTTCCCCAAAAATGGTGTCATCGCTTCAGCCTATGCGCAGTTTGCAGGAATTGGCGGAGATGTGCACAATGTCAAAGCGTATGCCAAAATGGGCTTATATTATCATCTCAAATCCCTAATCGGTATCGATCTTATCGCGCGTTACAAAGTCCAAGGTGGCTACATCTTCCGCTATAATAAAGAAGACTTTTTGCCTTTGAATGCGGCATTTTATATGGGCGGGATAACAACTATTCGCGGATTTAGAGCAGGATCTGTTACGCCTTTTGATGAATATGGGCTTTGGGTCGGCGGAGATGGAATGTTTACAAATTCTGTTGAGCTAAGCTATGGAGTCTTAGAGGCTGCCAAAATGCGCTTAGCGTTGTTTGCTGATTATGGGTTTTTGACTTTCAAAGCCGATGGCAACGGGCGAGCTGATTTCAAAAACTATGGAATTCTAGGCGCAGGACGACACAATCTTGAATGGCGTGCTTCTATTGGGCTTGCGATAGAATGGGTATCGCCAATGGGTCCTATT
- a CDS encoding SIMPL domain-containing protein (The SIMPL domain is named for its presence in mouse protein SIMPL (signalling molecule that associates with mouse pelle-like kinase). Bacterial member BP26, from Brucella, was shown to assemble into a channel-like structure, while YggE from E. coli has been associated with resistance to oxidative stress.), which yields MKSLKYIGICIVVLGLFIGGMLASYFIAYPKQNAMMAQTQIQQTLQISTEVVYEDYESSIRLNALPLLSTKATLTQQEKAQIQQLFSDVLEHAKKDNFCQKGNFNLAPTFDYKDGQQVQKGHKIEGALECEIKQQDLTQYNALLKDLDYLALKSHYASLSSSGLRATIKPSQKSKVLEQSYDEALKQANQFAEHYATLLKKKCSVIALDLRSDAISPMSPRYSAVALSGDSSNTMEIMSELPLDTKTNINLLANISIACQ from the coding sequence ATGAAAAGTCTAAAATATATCGGTATTTGTATAGTTGTATTGGGGTTATTTATCGGCGGAATGCTTGCGAGTTATTTTATCGCATATCCAAAGCAAAATGCGATGATGGCACAAACGCAGATCCAGCAGACATTGCAAATCTCAACAGAGGTTGTTTATGAGGATTATGAAAGTAGCATTAGACTCAATGCGCTTCCTTTGCTTAGCACCAAAGCCACACTCACGCAGCAGGAAAAAGCTCAAATCCAGCAGCTTTTTAGTGATGTTTTAGAACATGCCAAAAAAGATAATTTTTGCCAAAAAGGAAACTTCAACCTTGCGCCAACTTTTGACTACAAAGATGGACAGCAAGTCCAAAAAGGACACAAAATCGAAGGCGCATTAGAATGTGAAATTAAACAACAAGATCTTACACAATACAATGCTTTGCTGAAAGATCTTGATTATCTCGCACTTAAAAGTCATTATGCAAGCCTATCAAGCTCTGGGCTAAGGGCAACCATAAAGCCTAGCCAAAAGTCAAAAGTGCTTGAGCAAAGCTATGATGAAGCATTAAAACAAGCCAATCAGTTTGCAGAGCATTATGCGACATTATTAAAGAAAAAATGCTCTGTTATAGCACTTGATTTGCGCTCAGATGCAATAAGCCCAATGAGCCCTAGATATAGCGCAGTTGCTTTGAGTGGCGATAGTAGCAATACAATGGAGATTATGAGTGAATTACCCCTTGATACAAAAACAAATATTAATTTATTAGCAAATATCAGCATTGCATGCCAGTGA
- the pgsA gene encoding CDP-diacylglycerol--glycerol-3-phosphate 3-phosphatidyltransferase, whose product MKNLPNALTLCRIFLAIFLLLFLLHSDLFLPHWVDSSWVNFFACIIFCIASLTDFFDGYIARNYNLKSIFGEVFDPLADKMLILSAFIGLLLIERANPWAVFIILSREFFITGLRVVVASSGQSIAASNLGKYKTGAQIAAIAFLLADFFPGGTFLLWLATFITFYSGIDYSIKYYKSMK is encoded by the coding sequence ATGAAAAATTTACCAAACGCTCTTACTTTATGCCGTATTTTTTTGGCTATTTTTCTTCTTTTATTTTTACTGCATAGTGATTTATTTTTGCCACATTGGGTGGATTCAAGCTGGGTAAATTTTTTTGCGTGTATTATTTTTTGTATCGCCTCATTGACGGATTTTTTTGATGGCTATATCGCTAGAAACTACAATCTCAAATCAATCTTTGGCGAAGTGTTTGACCCACTCGCTGACAAAATGCTTATTTTGAGTGCTTTTATCGGGCTTTTGTTGATAGAGAGGGCAAACCCTTGGGCTGTATTTATTATCTTAAGTAGAGAGTTTTTTATCACAGGATTGCGTGTTGTCGTCGCTAGCTCTGGGCAATCAATCGCTGCAAGCAATCTTGGCAAATACAAAACAGGCGCACAAATTGCCGCTATTGCGTTTTTGCTTGCGGATTTTTTCCCCGGAGGCACTTTTTTGTTGTGGTTAGCGACTTTTATCACGTTTTATTCGGGCATTGATTACAGCATAAAATACTACAAAAGTATGAAATAA
- the xseA gene encoding exodeoxyribonuclease VII large subunit, which yields MKPLSVSSLNAQIKALLESTFLEVRVEGEISNCTIHTSGHIYFSLKDEESSIRCVMFKGNTKSLNFTPTNGQKIIACGGLSVYSPRGEYQILCSSLTPSGAGDLAKAYELLKAKLKSKGYFENKKSIPPFPKKIAILTSLTGAALQDMLRVAKSRWNLISIVAIDTLVQGAESKFMLANNIQFADSFFGTKQAFDIIIIARGGGSKEDLWAFNEEIVADAIYNAKTPIISAVGHEIDFVISDFVADLRAPTPSACMEMVLPDSKEWLQNLDSITEHFESQITQFFSHKQKQLATLQQLYQSISYQAKLQKAQQDITECFSFLHLIMQQFFIKKSKEIAPNLLHISFESALMRQSFILQSLHKELSALNPQNKIHNGYVQISINKAIKTLDKLHNGDIIELCDDVMEAKAEIISIQQS from the coding sequence ATGAAGCCTCTTAGCGTAAGCTCTCTAAATGCGCAAATCAAAGCCTTGCTTGAGAGCACCTTTTTGGAAGTGCGCGTTGAAGGTGAGATAAGCAACTGCACGATTCACACAAGCGGGCATATTTATTTTAGCCTCAAAGATGAAGAAAGCAGCATTCGATGTGTGATGTTTAAAGGCAATACCAAATCGCTAAATTTCACGCCTACAAACGGACAAAAAATAATCGCTTGTGGGGGACTTAGCGTGTATAGCCCAAGGGGTGAATATCAGATTCTCTGCTCATCGCTTACGCCAAGTGGTGCGGGCGATCTTGCCAAGGCATACGAGCTCCTCAAAGCCAAACTCAAATCCAAAGGCTATTTTGAAAATAAAAAATCCATTCCACCATTTCCCAAAAAAATAGCTATCCTAACCTCTCTCACAGGTGCTGCCCTCCAAGATATGCTAAGAGTCGCAAAATCGCGCTGGAATCTTATCTCTATCGTGGCTATTGACACGCTCGTGCAAGGCGCAGAATCCAAATTTATGCTCGCAAATAATATCCAATTTGCTGATAGTTTTTTTGGCACAAAACAGGCTTTTGACATCATCATCATCGCGCGTGGTGGTGGAAGCAAAGAGGATTTGTGGGCTTTTAATGAAGAAATAGTCGCTGATGCGATCTATAACGCCAAAACGCCTATAATCTCTGCGGTAGGGCATGAGATAGATTTTGTGATTAGCGATTTTGTGGCTGATTTGCGCGCACCGACACCTTCGGCTTGTATGGAGATGGTTTTGCCAGATTCTAAAGAATGGCTCCAAAATCTTGATAGTATCACGGAGCATTTTGAATCCCAAATCACGCAGTTTTTTTCACACAAGCAAAAACAACTCGCCACACTTCAGCAACTCTACCAAAGTATCAGCTATCAAGCAAAACTCCAAAAAGCACAGCAAGACATTACAGAATGCTTTAGTTTTTTGCATTTGATAATGCAGCAATTTTTCATCAAAAAATCAAAAGAAATCGCCCCAAATCTCCTGCATATAAGCTTTGAATCAGCTCTAATGCGCCAAAGCTTTATCCTCCAATCCCTCCACAAAGAGCTTAGCGCGCTCAATCCTCAAAACAAGATCCATAATGGATACGTCCAAATCTCCATAAATAAAGCGATAAAAACGCTTGATAAACTCCATAATGGCGATATTATAGAGCTTTGCGATGACGTGATGGAAGCAAAGGCTGAGATTATTTCAATTCAGCAAAGTTAG